The following proteins come from a genomic window of Aphelocoma coerulescens isolate FSJ_1873_10779 chromosome 29, UR_Acoe_1.0, whole genome shotgun sequence:
- the LOC138099924 gene encoding keratin, type II cytoskeletal 3-like isoform X1: MSRQSVCRSFAVGGRKGFSSCSAVGGGFGGGGGRSRISYSSYSSSRGGGGGGGHCGGFSSRSLHSMGGSRRIAMGGCYGGGGYGGRMGGFGGGMSCGGMGGGGMGGGGMGMGGFGGGMGSGMGGGGGMGGFGGGMGGGGMGGMGGFGGPGFPGGIQPVQVDPNLLRPVHVEIDPQIQQVKNQEKEQIKTLNNQFASFIDKVRFLEQQNKVLSTKWELLQQQGPSGPRKNLDVIFENYIQNLRRRLESILAQRGQLESELQNMRQYVEEFKTKYEEEINRRTAAENEFVVLKKDVDSAYMTKVELEAKVGALTDEINFLRCIYEEELSQMQTISRDLSVVVSMDNNRHLDLDSIIEEVRRQYEQIAQSSRAEAEAWYQSRYEELQNTAGKHGDSLRNTKIEIQELTRNVQRLRAEIENVKKQNQQLQAAIAEAEERGEMAIKDARRKLEELESALNKDKEELARLLKEYQELLNTKIALDVEIAMYRKLLEGEENRLCNDNMSNVNVSVVGRTTISGGRGSMGGGFGGSGMGGGFGGGSCGMGGGFGGGSGMGGGMGGGGICGGGSSFGGGSMGGSCGMGGGVYAGGFSSGSGRMCGSGGGSSSVRRCVTTTSVKSSGVRF; encoded by the exons ATGTCTCGTCAGTCTGTCTGCAGGAGCTTTGCAGTcggggggagaaagggattcagctcctgctctgctgtcGGTGGTGGATTTGGAGGTGGTGGTGGCCGGAGCAGGATCAGCTACAGCTCGTACTCCTCATcccggggaggaggaggaggaggaggacactGCGGAGGGTTCAGCAGCCGGAGCCTTCATAGCATGGGTGGCAGCAGAAGGATTGCCATGGGCGGATGCTACGGCGGTGGTGGATACGGAGGCAGGATGGGTGGCTTTGGTGGAGGAATGAGCTGTGGAGGGATGGGTGGTGGTGGAATGGGTGGTGGAGGAATGGGAATGGGTGGCTTTGGTGGTGGAATGGGCAGTGGAATGGGCGGTGGGGGAGGAATGGGTGGCTTTGGTGGTGGAATGGGCGGTGGGGGAATGGGTGGAATGGGCGGCTTTGGCGGTCCAGGCTTCCCTGGAGGCATCCAACCAGTGCAAGTTGACCCCAACCTTCTGCGTCCGGTCCATGTTGAGATTGACCCCCAGATCCAGCAAGTCAAAAACCAGGAGAAGGAGCAGATCAAGACCCTGAACAACCAGTTTGCCTCCTTCATCGACAAG GTCCGAttcctggagcagcagaacaAGGTGCTCTCCACCAagtgggagctgctccagcagcaaggGCCGTCGGGGCCAAGGAAGAACCTGGATGTGATCTTTGAGAATTACATCCAGAACCTGCGGAGGAGGCTGGAGTCAATCCTGGCACAGCGGGGGCAGCTGGAGTCGGAGCTGCAGAACATGCGGCAGTACGTGGAGGAGTTCAAAACCAA GTATGAGGAGGAGATCAACCGTCGCACGGCTGCTGAGAATGAGTTTGTGGTGCTGAAGAAG GATGTGGACAGTGCCTACATGACCAAAGTTGAGCTGGAAGCCAAGGTGGGAGCTTTGACTGATGAAATCAACTTCCTGAGGTGCATCTATGAGGAG GAGCTGTCTCAGATGCAGACGATCAGCCGGGACCTGTCTGTGGTGGTGTCCATGGACAACAACCGGCACCTGGACCTGGACAGCATCATCGAGGAGGTCCGGCGCCAATATGAGcagattgcccagagcagcCGGGCCGAGGCCGAGGCCTGGTACCAGAGCCGG TATGAAGAGCTTCAGAACACTGCTGGAAAACACGGGGACAGCCTCCGCAACACCAAGATTGAGATCCAGGAGCTGACCAGGAATGTCCAGAGGCTGCGGGCTGAGATTGAGAACGTGAAGAAGCAG aaccagcagctgcaggcagccaTTGCTGAGgctgaggagaggggggagatgGCCATCAAAGATGCCAGGAGGAAGCTGGAAGAGCTGGAGAGCGCCCTGAACAAAGACAAGGAGGAGCTGGCTCGCCTGCTGAAGGAGTaccaggagctgctgaacaCCAAGATTGCTCTGGACGTTGAGATTGCCATGTACAGGAAGCTGCTGGAGGGGGAGGAGAACAG GCTGTGCAACGACAACATGTCCAACGTCAACGTCT CTGTGGTGGGCAGGACCACTATCTCTGGAGGCAGAGGAAGCATGGGAGGAGGATTCGGAGGCAGCGGCATGGGAGGAGGATTCGGAGGCGGCAGCTGTGGAAtgggaggaggatttggaggcgGCAGCGGCATGGGAGGAGGAATGGGAGGAGGCGGCATCTGcggaggaggcagcagctttgGAGGAGGCAGCATGGGCGGCAgctgcgggatggggggaggAGTGTACGCTGGGGGCTTCTCCTCTGGAAGCGGAAGGATGTGTGGCTCTGGCGGGGGATCGTCCTCCGTGCGGAGATGCGTCACCACCACCTCGGTCAAATCTTCGGGAGTGAGATTCTGA
- the LOC138099924 gene encoding keratin, type II cytoskeletal 6C-like isoform X2 — protein MSRQSVCRSFAVGGRKGFSSCSAVGGGFGGGGGRSRISYSSYSSSRGGGGGGGHCGGFSSRSLHSMGGSRRIAMGGCYGGGGYGGRMGGFGGGMSCGGMGGGGMGGGGMGMGGFGGGMGSGMGGGGGMGGFGGGMGGGGMGGMGGFGGPGFPGGIQPVQVDPNLLRPVHVEIDPQIQQVKNQEKEQIKTLNNQFASFIDKVRFLEQQNKVLSTKWELLQQQGPSGPRKNLDVIFENYIQNLRRRLESILAQRGQLESELQNMRQYVEEFKTKYEEEINRRTAAENEFVVLKKDVDSAYMTKVELEAKVGALTDEINFLRCIYEEELSQMQTISRDLSVVVSMDNNRHLDLDSIIEEVRRQYEQIAQSSRAEAEAWYQSRYEELQNTAGKHGDSLRNTKIEIQELTRNVQRLRAEIENVKKQNQQLQAAIAEAEERGEMAIKDARRKLEELESALNKDKEELARLLKEYQELLNTKIALDVEIAMYRKLLEGEENRLCNDNMSNVNVSVVGRTTISGGRGSMGGGFGGSGMGGGFGGGSGMGGGMGGGGICGGGSSFGGGSMGGSCGMGGGVYAGGFSSGSGRMCGSGGGSSSVRRCVTTTSVKSSGVRF, from the exons ATGTCTCGTCAGTCTGTCTGCAGGAGCTTTGCAGTcggggggagaaagggattcagctcctgctctgctgtcGGTGGTGGATTTGGAGGTGGTGGTGGCCGGAGCAGGATCAGCTACAGCTCGTACTCCTCATcccggggaggaggaggaggaggaggacactGCGGAGGGTTCAGCAGCCGGAGCCTTCATAGCATGGGTGGCAGCAGAAGGATTGCCATGGGCGGATGCTACGGCGGTGGTGGATACGGAGGCAGGATGGGTGGCTTTGGTGGAGGAATGAGCTGTGGAGGGATGGGTGGTGGTGGAATGGGTGGTGGAGGAATGGGAATGGGTGGCTTTGGTGGTGGAATGGGCAGTGGAATGGGCGGTGGGGGAGGAATGGGTGGCTTTGGTGGTGGAATGGGCGGTGGGGGAATGGGTGGAATGGGCGGCTTTGGCGGTCCAGGCTTCCCTGGAGGCATCCAACCAGTGCAAGTTGACCCCAACCTTCTGCGTCCGGTCCATGTTGAGATTGACCCCCAGATCCAGCAAGTCAAAAACCAGGAGAAGGAGCAGATCAAGACCCTGAACAACCAGTTTGCCTCCTTCATCGACAAG GTCCGAttcctggagcagcagaacaAGGTGCTCTCCACCAagtgggagctgctccagcagcaaggGCCGTCGGGGCCAAGGAAGAACCTGGATGTGATCTTTGAGAATTACATCCAGAACCTGCGGAGGAGGCTGGAGTCAATCCTGGCACAGCGGGGGCAGCTGGAGTCGGAGCTGCAGAACATGCGGCAGTACGTGGAGGAGTTCAAAACCAA GTATGAGGAGGAGATCAACCGTCGCACGGCTGCTGAGAATGAGTTTGTGGTGCTGAAGAAG GATGTGGACAGTGCCTACATGACCAAAGTTGAGCTGGAAGCCAAGGTGGGAGCTTTGACTGATGAAATCAACTTCCTGAGGTGCATCTATGAGGAG GAGCTGTCTCAGATGCAGACGATCAGCCGGGACCTGTCTGTGGTGGTGTCCATGGACAACAACCGGCACCTGGACCTGGACAGCATCATCGAGGAGGTCCGGCGCCAATATGAGcagattgcccagagcagcCGGGCCGAGGCCGAGGCCTGGTACCAGAGCCGG TATGAAGAGCTTCAGAACACTGCTGGAAAACACGGGGACAGCCTCCGCAACACCAAGATTGAGATCCAGGAGCTGACCAGGAATGTCCAGAGGCTGCGGGCTGAGATTGAGAACGTGAAGAAGCAG aaccagcagctgcaggcagccaTTGCTGAGgctgaggagaggggggagatgGCCATCAAAGATGCCAGGAGGAAGCTGGAAGAGCTGGAGAGCGCCCTGAACAAAGACAAGGAGGAGCTGGCTCGCCTGCTGAAGGAGTaccaggagctgctgaacaCCAAGATTGCTCTGGACGTTGAGATTGCCATGTACAGGAAGCTGCTGGAGGGGGAGGAGAACAG GCTGTGCAACGACAACATGTCCAACGTCAACGTCT CTGTGGTGGGCAGGACCACTATCTCTGGAGGCAGAGGAAGCATGGGAGGAGGATTCGGAGGCAGCGGCATGGGAGGAGGATTCGGAG gcgGCAGCGGCATGGGAGGAGGAATGGGAGGAGGCGGCATCTGcggaggaggcagcagctttgGAGGAGGCAGCATGGGCGGCAgctgcgggatggggggaggAGTGTACGCTGGGGGCTTCTCCTCTGGAAGCGGAAGGATGTGTGGCTCTGGCGGGGGATCGTCCTCCGTGCGGAGATGCGTCACCACCACCTCGGTCAAATCTTCGGGAGTGAGATTCTGA
- the LOC138099929 gene encoding keratin, type II cytoskeletal 3-like, with protein sequence MSRQSVCRSFGGGSRRGFSSCSAIGGGFGGGSRSRSSYSSYSVSRGFVGGGRCGGFGSRSLHNMGGSTRMSMGGCYGGGYGGRMGGFGGSYGGLGSFGGGMGGGGMCGFGGMGGGGMGGGGGMGGFSGGMGGFGGGMGGGGMGGFGGPGFGMGGPGRGGPGIQPVQIDTTLLRPVHVEIDPQIQQVKNQEKEQIKTLNNQFASFIDKVRFLEQQNKVLSTKWELLQQQGPSGPRKNLDVIFENYIQNLRRQLDSILAQRGQLESELQNMQQYVEDYKTKYEEEINRRTTAENEFVVLKKDVDSAYMTKVELEAKVGALTDEINFLRCIYEEELSQMQTISRDLSVVVSMDNNRHLDLDSIIEEVRRQYEQIAQSSRAEAEAWYQSQYEQLQSTAGRHGDNLRNTKIEIQELTRNIQRLRAEIENVKKQVGQLQAAIAEAEERGEMALKDARLKLEELESALQKDKEELARLLKEYQELLNVKIALDVEIAMYRKLLEGEENR encoded by the exons ATGTCTCGTCAGTCTGTCTGCAGGAGCTTCGGAGGGGGCAGCAGAAGGGgcttcagctcctgctctgcgATCGGTGGCGGCTTTGGAGGCGGCAgccggagcaggagcagctACAGCTCGTACTCAGTGTCCAGAGGATTCGTAGGCGGAGGACGGTGCGGGGGCTTCGGCAGCCGGAGCCTCCACAACATGGGGGGCAGCACCAGGATGTCCATGGGCGGGTGTTACGGTGGCGGGTACGGGGGCAGGATGGGCGGCTTTGGCGGGAGCTACGGGGGCCTCGGCAGCTTTGGGGGTGGAATGGGTGGAGGAGGAATGTGTGGCTTTGGAGGGATGGGTGGAGGTGGAATGGGTGGTGGAGGAGGAATGGGTGGCTTCAGTGGAGGAATGGGTGGCTTTGGTGGCGGGATGGGTGGTGGAGGAATGGGTGGCTTTGGTGGCCCAGGCTTTGGCATGGGTGGCCCTGGGAGAGGTGGCCCCGGGATCCAGCCAGTGCAGATTGACACAACCCTCCTGCGTCCGGTCCATGTCGAGATCGATCCCCAGATCCAGCAAGTTAAAAACCAGGAGAAGGAGCAGATCAAGACCCTGAACAACCAGTTTGCCTCCTTCATTGACAAG GTCCGAttcctggagcagcagaacaAGGTGCTCTCCACCAagtgggagctgctccagcagcaaggGCCGTCGGGGCCAAGGAAGAACCTGGATGTGATCTTTGAGAATTACATCCAGAACCTGCGGAGGCAGCTGGACTCAATCCTGGCGCAGCGGGGGCAGCTGGAGTCGGAGCTGCAGAACATGCAGCAGTACGTGGAGGATTACAAAACCAA GTATGAGGAAGAGATCAACCGGCGCACGACAGCTGAGAACGAGTTCGTGGTGCTGAAGAAG GATGTGGACAGTGCCTACATGACCAAAGTCGAGCTGGAAGCCAAGGTGGGAGCTCTGACAGACGAAATCAACTTCCTGAGGTGCATCTATGAGGAG GAGCTGTCTCAGATGCAGACGATCAGCCGGGACCTGTCTGTGGTGGTGTCCATGGACAACAACCGGCACCTGGACCTGGACAGCATCATCGAGGAGGTCCGGCGCCAGTATGAGcagattgcccagagcagcCGGGCCGAGGCTGAGGCCTGGTACCAGAGCCAG TACGAGCAGCTCCAGAGCACGGCTGGCCGGCACGGGGACAACCTCCGCAACACCAAGATTGAGATCCAGGAGCTGACGAGGAACATTCAGAGGCTGCGGGCTGAGATTGAGAATGTGAAGAAGCAGGTAGGG cagctgcaggcagccaTTGCTGAGgctgaggagaggggggagatgGCCCTCAAAGATGCCAGGTTGAAgttggaggagctggagagcgCCCTGCagaaggacaaggaggagcTGGCTCGCCTGCTGAAGGAGTACCAGGAGCTGCTGAATGTCAAGATCGCGCTGGACGTTGAGATTGCCATGTACAGGAAGCTGCTGGAGGGGGAGGAGAACAGGTAA